Proteins found in one Fodinibius saliphilus genomic segment:
- the meaB gene encoding methylmalonyl Co-A mutase-associated GTPase MeaB: MAKNPNSNNDTNLSVNKGVDQNTSINTKGLDRFKNKRKSLNIDDYVSGIKNGDRTILSQAITLIESTKSSDRELAQDIIEECLPETGNSIRIGITGVPGVGKSTFIEALGNYIIEEGNKLAVLAIDPSSTRTKGSILGDKTRMETLATNDNAFIRPSPTSGSLGGVARKTRETIYLCEAAGYDTIFIETVGVGQSETSVHSMVDFFLLLMLAGAGDELQGIKRGIMEMADTIAINKIDETAKKTVNQAVQEYKNALHLYPETASGWSPEVTTCSALAEEGISDIWDIIGEYIELTKSNGYFEEQRNKQAKHWMYDTISNQLTEHFYDNPDVKKQQESIEKRVLQGKLSSFKAAQMLLELYFESIST; the protein is encoded by the coding sequence ATGGCTAAAAACCCTAATTCAAATAACGACACAAACCTCTCTGTAAATAAAGGAGTAGATCAAAATACCTCCATTAACACCAAAGGATTGGATCGTTTCAAAAACAAGCGTAAATCCTTAAACATTGATGATTATGTGTCAGGGATTAAGAATGGAGACCGCACGATTCTCAGCCAGGCCATAACACTTATTGAAAGCACTAAATCATCTGATCGCGAACTGGCACAAGATATTATTGAAGAATGCCTGCCTGAGACCGGCAACTCTATTCGCATTGGTATTACCGGTGTTCCTGGTGTAGGAAAGAGTACTTTTATTGAAGCACTGGGTAATTACATTATTGAAGAGGGAAATAAACTAGCGGTATTGGCAATTGACCCCAGCAGTACCCGAACCAAAGGAAGCATACTGGGCGATAAAACACGTATGGAGACCTTGGCAACCAATGACAATGCTTTTATACGCCCCTCCCCGACTTCGGGCTCTCTGGGTGGGGTAGCACGTAAGACACGCGAAACGATCTACTTGTGTGAGGCTGCCGGATATGACACTATATTTATTGAAACCGTGGGAGTAGGCCAATCAGAAACTTCTGTACATTCTATGGTGGATTTCTTTCTGCTTCTTATGCTGGCTGGTGCCGGTGATGAATTGCAGGGTATTAAAAGAGGTATCATGGAGATGGCAGATACTATCGCTATTAATAAAATTGATGAGACCGCGAAAAAGACGGTTAATCAAGCGGTACAGGAGTATAAAAATGCGTTACATCTATATCCTGAAACAGCGTCCGGCTGGTCCCCGGAAGTCACCACCTGTTCGGCCCTTGCAGAGGAAGGTATAAGCGACATCTGGGATATTATCGGCGAGTATATAGAGCTTACTAAATCGAATGGCTATTTCGAAGAACAACGAAATAAACAGGCCAAACATTGGATGTATGATACCATCAGCAACCAATTAACGGAGCACTTCTATGATAACCCGGATGTAAAGAAGCAACAAGAATCCATTGAAAAAAGGGTATTGCAGGGAAAACTCAGCTCGTTTAAAGCAGCTCAAATGCTTTTAGAATTATACTTTGAAAGTATCAGCACATAA
- a CDS encoding DUF4097 family beta strand repeat-containing protein, protein MKLLKFLFLLVATLILSISVYAQDGVFNLDREYEIDSGGTVHLNSDDADVTIEGSDRSNVHLVVYRNIDVDGWKLGSSGEFDIEVEERGGDLYIREVDSEKFRMLFGSVESEYRITLEVPSNVSLDLQGDDDDYEISDIEGALSVNADDSDLDLSGMTGNDFSFDLDDGSIRMDEGRGDLKVRMDDGDVYVRQAAFNEIDADFDDGEMDITTSLANDGLYIFDFDDGELELNITGGGGDFDISHDNASIRTDNMFEELDKDERRSLYRLSGGEARVEIDIDDGDVELRTM, encoded by the coding sequence ATGAAATTATTGAAGTTTTTATTTCTTTTAGTAGCTACGCTAATATTGTCAATCTCTGTTTATGCACAGGATGGCGTTTTTAACCTTGACAGGGAATATGAAATTGACAGCGGTGGCACAGTGCACCTCAACAGTGATGATGCAGATGTGACTATTGAAGGATCCGATCGTTCTAATGTCCATTTGGTGGTCTATCGAAATATCGATGTGGATGGTTGGAAGCTGGGATCCAGTGGAGAATTTGATATTGAAGTGGAGGAACGCGGAGGTGATCTTTATATCAGGGAAGTAGATTCAGAGAAATTTAGAATGTTGTTTGGTAGCGTGGAATCAGAATACCGTATTACTTTGGAAGTTCCGTCCAATGTTTCTCTGGACTTGCAGGGCGATGATGATGACTATGAGATATCAGATATTGAGGGCGCTCTTTCTGTGAATGCGGATGATTCTGACTTGGATCTGAGCGGCATGACCGGAAATGACTTTAGCTTTGATCTTGATGATGGCAGTATCCGAATGGATGAAGGCCGTGGTGATCTTAAGGTAAGAATGGATGACGGTGATGTTTATGTGCGGCAGGCTGCGTTTAATGAAATTGACGCGGATTTTGATGATGGGGAGATGGATATCACAACTTCGCTCGCCAATGACGGGCTCTATATCTTTGATTTCGATGATGGCGAGCTGGAATTGAATATTACCGGTGGCGGCGGCGACTTTGATATCAGCCATGATAATGCCAGTATAAGAACAGATAATATGTTCGAAGAGCTAGACAAAGATGAGCGACGATCACTTTATCGACTTTCGGGTGGAGAGGCACGTGTTGAGATCGATATTGACGACGGTGACGTTGAACTGCGTACTATGTAA
- the cdaA gene encoding diadenylate cyclase CdaA codes for MIPIGFLEFGIKDFIEVLIITMVLFYLYRWIRGTFAIQAAVGLVFIIVINAVVSAAGLTTINFILRGILDVGVLAVFIIFQPEIRKLLYRLGQNTNLDRLFVRSNPDTIIDEVIDAVRTMAQSQTGALIVFARTSSLQDLVDVGVKLDAKVNSQLLQTIFNKHTPLHDGAVVIRNNRMVAASCYLPISQNQNISSVFGTRHRAAVGITETNNVFVVVVSEETGRISIARNGSLTSGLTIQKLRSEMKEALGEQEIEDEEVAFSPSQSELNLS; via the coding sequence TTGATTCCCATAGGTTTCTTGGAATTTGGTATTAAGGACTTTATCGAAGTCCTGATTATTACCATGGTATTGTTTTATCTATACCGATGGATACGGGGAACCTTTGCCATTCAAGCAGCTGTTGGCCTTGTATTTATTATTGTTATTAATGCCGTAGTAAGTGCGGCCGGACTTACTACCATTAATTTTATTCTGCGCGGTATATTAGATGTTGGAGTCTTGGCCGTATTTATCATATTCCAACCTGAAATTCGCAAGCTGCTCTATAGGCTAGGCCAAAACACCAACCTTGATCGTCTTTTTGTCCGTTCAAACCCAGATACCATTATCGATGAGGTGATTGATGCGGTGCGAACCATGGCCCAGTCACAAACAGGTGCTCTTATCGTTTTTGCCCGTACTTCTTCGCTGCAAGATTTGGTTGATGTAGGGGTTAAGCTGGATGCCAAAGTAAACAGTCAGCTGTTGCAAACAATATTTAATAAGCATACGCCCCTGCATGACGGAGCTGTGGTGATCAGAAATAATAGGATGGTAGCAGCTAGTTGTTATCTGCCTATTTCACAAAACCAGAACATATCATCAGTGTTTGGAACACGCCACCGAGCGGCGGTGGGGATTACAGAAACTAACAATGTGTTTGTAGTTGTGGTATCCGAAGAAACAGGGCGCATATCTATTGCCCGTAATGGATCCCTTACCAGTGGGCTTACTATACAAAAGTTGCGAAGTGAAATGAAGGAAGCGCTTGGTGAACAAGAGATCGAAGATGAAGAGGTCGCATTTTCTCCCAGCCAGTCTGAGCTTAACTTGAGCTAA